The nucleotide window TTGCCTTCGGCGGCAATACGGATTTTACCGGTCCAGCGAATGAAGAAATGATCACTCCAACGGGTGCCGGGCCAGGCATCATCGCCGACATCCACATTGATCGTGGCATCCACGCGTTTAAGCGCTGGTGCCCGCTCCGCCGGAATATTGGGAAACTCCTCAATGGCATTATCCGAGGGATAAAACTCCGCCAGCAATCCAGGTTGGGTGGTTTCTGCGGCTGCCAGTGCCCAGCCAAGCCCGGCGGAACAACAAAGTAAAAAGGCAGTGATAATCTTCATAATCAGGTTTTCACGTTGAATGTTTATGATGCACGGTTTCGACTTCTTGCTTCATTGAGTGGCACCGTAGTTCCTGCTGATAGAGTCGTCAATCTCTTTTGCCACCAAGCTTTAGTGTGTAGTTTTGGTTTTGAACGTCGGCTGTTCAGAATTGGAAGGGCTTGCTTGGATTAAATTTTTTTAATGAAACCCAGCGGGCTTTTTTAATCTGGCGGATGTCTAGTTGGGTATATGAAATTGTGTTATGCAATGTTGCGGTTGGTGCTGACGCTCACTTTGGGCCAGTCTGCGGTCATGCCGGTCCAGGCTGCGTTGCCGCCCGGGATGGCGCTGATTCCTGTCGGCACCTTTGAAATGGGCGATCACCATGGCTTCGTGGACCCCAAGCATGGTAGTGACGAAATCCCCATCCACAAGGTGCAACTGGATTCGTTCCATATCGGGATCAACAATGTGACGACGAAGGAATACTGCGAGTTTCTCCATGCTGCGCAGGGGCAGAAACTGATCGAGGTGCGGAATGGCGGCGTGTACCTCGCGGGCGGCAAGGACCTGCTTTGTGACACGCGCCAGACATCCACGTGCAGCCGGATTGGTTGGGACGGCAAGACCTTCAGCGTGCTCGATAAAAAGGAGCGCCATCCGATGGTATGTGTCCGCTGGGCGGGGGCGGCGGTTTACTGCAACTGGCTGAGCGCAAAAATGGGAGTGCCAGCGTGCTATGACACGGCCACCTGGGACTGCGACTTTAACAAAAGTGGTTACCGGCTGCCCACTGAAGCCGAGTGGGAATACGCCGCGCGCGGTGGCCAGTATAATCCTTACTGGAATTTTGCCACGGCCAACGAGGCGGATCCCACCAGAGCCAACTGGCCGGAATCCAAGAACCCCTTCCGCAGCGGTTCGCTGCCGTGGACCACGCCGGTCGGTTTCTTCGACGGCAAAGTGCATCAAAAAGCCGAGGCCGGTTGGCCCGGGGCACAGGATACGTTTCAAACCGCCAATGGCGTGAATGCCTTCGGCCTTAACGACATGGCCGGCAACGTCTGGCAATGGTGCACCGAGTGGTATGAGCGCAATTATTATGCGTATTCGCCAGCCACCAATCCGCCCGGTCCGGCCACGGGCAGTCCCATGCCGGATGGCAAACCGTACCGGTGCATGCGCGGCGGCAGTTGGTTCAATGGCGAGTATGGGCACAGCCGCGTCTCGAATCGCGATCCCTCGTATTTCCGCGGCCCTGACCCCATCACCCACCTTAGCGATCCCGATGGTCCCTATTTCCATATCGGCTTCCGGGTATTGCTGCCGATCAACGCCGAGAGCCGTCCGGTGATCAAGCCAACCCCCGTCCAAAAGGTACAACAGAACGACGGCGGTGGCGGCGGCGGTGATCGTCCGCCGCGCGATCCCAATCGCCCCGGTGGCGGGCAAAAAGGCAAAGGCAAGGGCGGCAGAGACGGCGGCGGACGAGGCCCCGAGGGCGGGACTGGTGACCGCCCGCCGCGTGATAATAATCAGCAATAGGAATTCCCGATGCACCTCCCAAAATTATGAACGCACGAAAACAACTTATTCAATATCTGCCCCTGCTGATTGCGGCACTAACGCCTGGTGTATTCTCCCTATTGGCTCTGGCCGCCGAACCGAATGAAACTGGAAACACCGGCGCGAAACCGAAGTCTGCGTTGGTGCTGCGCAGTTCCGAGGTAACTAATGGCGGAACCTTGCCCAAGGATTACACTGGGGATGGCACCAGTTCCACCCTGCCGCTGGAATGGAACGGCGCACCGGGCAACACCAAAAGTTACGCCGTCATCATGCACCATATTGATCCCAAAGGCGAGGCCAAGTGGTACTGGACTCTCTATAACATTCCGGCCAGCGTTCAGTCCCTGCCCAAAAATGTGAAAGGGGTGGGCACGCTGGGCAACAACAGTGTCAACAATCGCACCGAATATGCGCCCCCGCATTCCAAGGGGCCCGGTCCCAAGACCTATATCTATACCGTCTATGCGCTCTCCGCACCGCCGGAAATCACCGTTCCGCCCGCCAAAGTCAATCGCGAGGTGTTGCTCACCGCGATGAAAGATAAAATCCTCGCCACCGCAGAACTGAGCGTCGTTTATTCACGGCCCGCCGGTGCGACGGATGGCCCGGCTGACCACCCCCCGCGTGATCCCAATCGCCAAGGGGGCGAACGCAGACCGCCAACCCAACCATGAACCAACAAAAATTATGAAAACAGCATTCAAAACCATCGTTAATACAATCAAGGCCGCCCTGTGTGCGTTGCTGGTCACCGGCGGAGTTCTCCAGTTCCCTTCCAGTACCTCCGCCCAGGAAGAACCCAATAGTCACCCGCCCCGTCCGGACGGTCAACGGCAAGGCCAAGGTCAGGGCCAGGGCCGGGGTCAAGGCCGCGAGGGTGGCGGTGGCGGCGGCGGTGGAGCACGGCATGACATGCCGGAGAACAAAACCCCGACGTCGCCCAATCCCGGCCAGACCGTGGGGCTATTCCTCAATACCTCCAAGGCTTGCAGCGGCTATACACTTTTCGCGCCCAAGCATAACATGGTCACCTATCTGATGGACAATCAGGGACAGGTGATACACCAGTGGAAAAGCCAATACGAACCCGGACAATCCGTTTATCTGCTGACCAATGGCCACCTCATCCGTGCCTGTATGCTTCGGGTGCAGGGCGGCACCGGCGGCGGCGAAGGCGGACGGATTGAGGAGTACGACTGGGAGGGCAACCTCGTATGGGAGTTCGATCATGCCACGCGCGACTATCAACTGCATCATGATCTCAAGCCGATGCCCAACGGTCACATTCTTGCTTTGATGGTCGAGCGCAAGTCGTCCGAGCAGGCGCTGGCGGCTGGCTTCACTGCCAACCTGCTGCGTGATGAATATCTGGTGCCCGATGCCATTGTGGAGATCGAGCCCATCAAGCCCAAAGGCGGCCGTATTGTCTGGGAGTGGCACGTCTGGGATCACTTGATTCAGGATTTGGACCGGACCAAGCCCAATTACGGTGACGTTGCAGCGCACCCGGAGCTAATCAGTGTGGCCTGCAATGGGCGGAGTTCACCCGCTTTCTGGAATCACATGAATTCGCTCGATTACAACCCGGCGCTCGACCAGATCGCCTT belongs to Verrucomicrobiota bacterium and includes:
- a CDS encoding aryl-sulfate sulfotransferase — encoded protein: MKTAFKTIVNTIKAALCALLVTGGVLQFPSSTSAQEEPNSHPPRPDGQRQGQGQGQGRGQGREGGGGGGGGARHDMPENKTPTSPNPGQTVGLFLNTSKACSGYTLFAPKHNMVTYLMDNQGQVIHQWKSQYEPGQSVYLLTNGHLIRACMLRVQGGTGGGEGGRIEEYDWEGNLVWEFDHATRDYQLHHDLKPMPNGHILALMVERKSSEQALAAGFTANLLRDEYLVPDAIVEIEPIKPKGGRIVWEWHVWDHLIQDLDRTKPNYGDVAAHPELISVACNGRSSPAFWNHMNSLDYNPALDQIALSVRGCNEIWLLDHSTTTKAAAGHSGGKHGKGGDLIYRWGNPAAYKRGTMQDKQLVQQHDAQWIPAGYPGAGHLTIFNNGYDRGYTSIEEIVLPVDANGRYILEPGKAYGPEKPVWHYEAKIRTDFFSSEISGAHRLPNGNTLICAGIVGNLFEVTPTGEMVWQYVNPMVRGGILAQGELPGKDMRGHLWNAVFKIHRYEPNYLGLAGRDLTPKGVVELPASQKGKTGLHLMTEAQRTDRPGGGGGGGKKGRDGGQQPRERLQ
- a CDS encoding SUMF1/EgtB/PvdO family nonheme iron enzyme yields the protein MKLCYAMLRLVLTLTLGQSAVMPVQAALPPGMALIPVGTFEMGDHHGFVDPKHGSDEIPIHKVQLDSFHIGINNVTTKEYCEFLHAAQGQKLIEVRNGGVYLAGGKDLLCDTRQTSTCSRIGWDGKTFSVLDKKERHPMVCVRWAGAAVYCNWLSAKMGVPACYDTATWDCDFNKSGYRLPTEAEWEYAARGGQYNPYWNFATANEADPTRANWPESKNPFRSGSLPWTTPVGFFDGKVHQKAEAGWPGAQDTFQTANGVNAFGLNDMAGNVWQWCTEWYERNYYAYSPATNPPGPATGSPMPDGKPYRCMRGGSWFNGEYGHSRVSNRDPSYFRGPDPITHLSDPDGPYFHIGFRVLLPINAESRPVIKPTPVQKVQQNDGGGGGGDRPPRDPNRPGGGQKGKGKGGRDGGGRGPEGGTGDRPPRDNNQQ
- a CDS encoding YbhB/YbcL family Raf kinase inhibitor-like protein, giving the protein MNARKQLIQYLPLLIAALTPGVFSLLALAAEPNETGNTGAKPKSALVLRSSEVTNGGTLPKDYTGDGTSSTLPLEWNGAPGNTKSYAVIMHHIDPKGEAKWYWTLYNIPASVQSLPKNVKGVGTLGNNSVNNRTEYAPPHSKGPGPKTYIYTVYALSAPPEITVPPAKVNREVLLTAMKDKILATAELSVVYSRPAGATDGPADHPPRDPNRQGGERRPPTQP